One window from the genome of Candidatus Aegiribacteria sp. encodes:
- a CDS encoding phage holin family protein, translated as MKKLIGAWLVAGLALWLTALILGPNMEFAGFWSIVWAAAIIGLLNFILAPLLNLMTCPIYLLTLGLSRFLISGLVLIIANNWVGGFYMASYLWAVLAAVIISVLTGAIDKMLGRKKS; from the coding sequence ATGAAAAAACTTATCGGTGCCTGGCTGGTTGCAGGACTTGCTCTCTGGCTGACAGCATTGATTCTTGGTCCTAATATGGAGTTTGCAGGTTTCTGGTCCATTGTATGGGCCGCTGCGATAATTGGCCTGCTGAATTTCATTCTTGCCCCGCTGCTTAATCTGATGACATGCCCTATCTATCTGCTGACTCTCGGATTGTCACGATTCCTTATCAGTGGTCTGGTGCTGATAATCGCGAACAACTGGGTAGGCGGATTCTATATGGCCAGCTACTTGTGGGCGGTTCTTGCAGCTGTAATCATCTCCGTATTAACCGGAGCTATTGATAAAATGCTGGGAAGAAAGAAGTCCTGA